ATACagaaaccattttaaaatcGCTTTGCAACGGAAAGTGCAAGCATGAAACTGAGTAATCCAACTATATTTGGAATCTAAAAAAGGAGAATCGACAATTTCCGATCAGATGGGCCATCGTCAAGAAAATACCAGCAggcagaaacggaaaacgaaactgcagTCTGCGCGTAATGTAAAAgttaataattatgaaaggtCGTTCAAAGAACAATCTAAATGCTCTGAAATGTTTcgtaaatgtcgtcatgtaatataacaccATTATTTTGGATGTCACCTCTGGGAGGGATCCAGGATTTGACGAAGGGAGGTTCGGATAAACGCTCGCCGAAGGCGGAAGCCCCTAGGGaggtccgggggcatgctcccccggaaaatttttaattttagggccTCTGAAATAcgatttccagcgttttcaggGGCAATTTGAAGTGGTTTAATTGCTCTAAAGAGAGAGTAAGTAAGTGGTTTTGGcagtcgcctcgcatgatagccttacagttagatttttgatctaacaggcgtatcctttagagactTACCTCTTTTGTAaaatattatcggaggtttcaaataaatggttttcagcaaaggctgattttgtattagactccattgtccATCATCATTTACGCAATGCCAGAATTGGAATGATTGGCAGATTTGGCATGAACTGTCAGTTTTGGCGGGACGTGTTAGCGTTAATAAGCAGTAATTTTATAGCTCAAGCGGACGCACTAGAGGCCATTTTCAACTAGGCACAAATTTGTCttgttttattgctattttcgtGTACCAAGACACAcagaaatatcattttcaaaagatatattcATTAGCTGAGTTggttcgcttttttttttaaccacgcGTTTGCTATACGATTTTACGTTCAGTTTAGGGGGTTCGACCGAACCACCCGAACCACCCCTAGATCCGCCCCAGCACCTTTGTCAATATGTGCGTATAATAAATTTGCCCTGTCAGTTGCTTGAAGTTCGCCAACCGGAGTGAAACTCGGAGTAGcgacagctgatctttgccttaTGTCTTTACTTTGTTTTCGCTCTACTTTAAATAgcattgagcgctcttcatcttcacaccataCTATAAACGTGGTTCTCCTATTTGATATACtgtaaatatataaatatatatatagatatcagttgttagtaaaatccaaccaatggtctattatcaatactgcgttctgattggttgaactactACAATGGAACCTCGATTTAACGAAGTCGCTGGGGACCGACCAAATTTGTTCGTTAAATCGAGGGTTCGTTATATCGAAAACCTCGATATAACGAACTGCAGGAGAAACGaccaaaatattcgttatatcGAGGTCATAGTTAATGATTGATTTGTAACACAGGTGACCTCTGTCACGTAATTCAACGCCATTTTTGTCACCCAGAAGTGGCGCGTTTTTATATGTAATTCATTAAGCATGGTGGCTTTCAGTAgcaattattttcacttttaagCAGACGCGCAGAATTTGTTTACAAAAGAACGACACTCTCAGAGCAGCGATTTAAAACTGTTGCAACATGGAGGTTATACAGAAAACTATGTAAACAAGGAAACAAGGAAACGGGCTTTAGTGTTGTTATGTCACCCTTTATGTACCCAACTTTTCCGGATTTCAAAGGTTTCATGTTTTTGCTTTAATGTCTGTACCTTTGCTGTCTCTTTACTATGAAGATTAAAGGATtgcaaatgaagatatgatcctcgcacttgctggacaatttaagcaattgtctcatgaacctgaaaaattcaggtgactcaacgggattcgaacccatgacctctgcgatgccggtgcagtgctctaaccaactgagctatgaagtcacacagtggagagcaagtcaatttgttgggctcatatcttcatttgatttcaaacaccgcactgcatataacatttctttcattaaagGATTTGTTGACTGTTTATCTGTTCAGCGTTCATCTTCTGTCGCGTGATAACATTGTAACTCGTTAAATCGAGGTAGATTTTACGTTTGGGCTTCCGGATTATGTTCGTTATATCGAGGAATTCGTTATATCGAGGTTGTATTCCATACATATTACTGTAACTTTGGCCGGGACATGGAATATCGTTCGTTATATCGAGGTCTTCGTTAAATAGAGGTTCGTTAAAACGAGGTTCCACTGTACAAGGctttatgttatagcccactagtaccGAAAAGTGCCggccatgtttgtaatgttttggcggcaaaaaagatTTAAGTCTTGCTtaaactagcgaaagatgttttgtttcgaTACTTTTTTGCCgaactagttagattttactacaacaattattcctctcgacCTCATGGCGTCTGAGTGAAAAGTCCATTCGCCCTtcggccaaatgggctattgactcacagCCCATTCGTGCTCGAGgcataattgttatttattttactgCCATTATGAAACGGTTGTTCTGGTTTATTTTCCCCTACCCGTTCGGTAATACCCATATCTCTCCCAGTCTTCAAGACTGCAACAAGACCTTACCCAATCACAACACATTAGCTCCCATAGGCCTTTGCGAAGTATTTCCATGGTGACCAATGGTGACCACCATTTTAATTTCAGCTGTCGATAGGTGGAAATGCATTTGTGACACATAACATGGTAAGAATAAACGAACTCTGAAACTTTTCCGGCTTAAAGTTAGCTGTTAGTTTTCATTGTAATCATTTTATCTTACTTTTGTTTGTCATTTAGTCTAAAGGAACCACAATTAAGGACGCTTTAGCAAGTTGGGTAAGTCGGCTAAAATGATGAGTAAATGCGTCATTTGTATTTCATGTGATATATTCAAACCATCTCATACATTGCGATCCCCAGAAAGGAGGTTAGACTGTACACCAACATTTACTGTTTGTAAGCATTGACGTGACAACcttttttgaaaatcaaatttcCGTTTTCATTACTTTTGCGGAAACCTCGTGGATAAAGTGGAGTGCTGATCCTGTGGAACATTTTGTCGCTCAGGGGGACAGAAAATTGAGTCAACATTTTTTGCCATGAGGCATGCAATCATACATTAATCTCCCAGCATAGATGGAGAGTGTTATAGTCTAATTTTTGGCTTTTATGGTCAAATCtagactttttttctttctcaggAGAAGAAGCATGAGTGCAAAGCTAGTGAAGCAACAGAAATCAAGCTTTATGCTCAATACCCACCCATAGAAAAGATGGATGCATCCTTGTCCACTCTTGCCAACTGCGAGTAAGTGGCCCTGTTTGCTAAGCCTTGTAGTTTCCTTGAAATAGTGACATTCACTTGTATCTCACTTGGTGCTGTTAATGCTGATAACTTAACTGGAGGTTCATGGGCATTTTCAGATCTCTTATGGTTTTATGCAGTGCAAGTTTGTTTGTACCTCAATACTACTGTATAACTGGATCTTGGAACTGTTCATTTTACAGGAAACTCTCTCTATCCACAAATTGCATCGAGAAAATCGCTAACCTCAATGGCTTAAGTAAGTCCATGGAAGTACATTGTATTGATTTAATCCATTTTAAATTTCTGTGAGAAAACATCAAGTGTGAGGCACAAGATAACAGACCTACTGGATTTCCAGGGTTATTTCTCTGATCACTGATTACAACTATTAGCTAATTGGCCAGATTACAGTGGTAAGGTAATCTTCTACTTGGTACCTTTGCCACTGTAATCCAGTAAGTGACAATTTCTTTGGGAGAATTCAAATTGTTTCTTACTATAGACTGGCAGCATTTGTGTAGGCCAAGCTTAAGATATTACATTTTTGACTTTGTTTCGATAAGTAAGTTTCACCAGCCATACAAGTGGTTAAAAAATTGAgaataattaatattgtaaTAGACGGCTAGTGATTTTGATTAGCATATAATAGTAAAGGAGGAAAGATACAGGTACCCTGTTATTTGTTGGCCACCATTTTTGTACTTCAAGAGCTTAATTTTCTAATGTTAGAACTTGGTAAAGAAATAACGTGTGTGAATTAACCGCAAGTTCTCTATTAAATTAAAAGTGAAGGGAACATGTCATAAtatgtaccgtatttactcgtgtataagtcgaccttttacgaccaaaaaatcagcccaaaaaatcgccctcgacttatatacgagtcatacacaaagacctgaccaagcagtccgagaaattagcataacaactgcctgaagtgcataaggaaaaccagttctaattgcggtcaattttcatcagtttttggCGCATTGttcgtcaacaaaaaagtgtgaaataataaatcttaaatggtttaaacgcagaccaactggagattatttctattgtgtcttttgatctgtgtatcAGACAGTTCTCTTAGAGATTCGCTGCTTTTTATGGCGCTGAACTTTggttttcatcgaacgattactacagcttagtgacctggcaaatgcttagtttccagtactcctcaaatccGTACTTTGGTTACCatgttttccaagatggcggcgttttcatacttctctagtaaatcgaagagctcgtatatgcgtaaattgtgatcttgataaacttcactgcgtatgattaaacctctgcttttcttaatccaccatgttttcaatacattctcaggaagaaaagattgaagttttgggaaatttctattggtgtgaatttcatttgcttTCACCAAAATGATgggaaattcgatttttgaccttgaaaatggggggtcgacttatatatacgaggtcgacttatacacgagtaaatacggtaagtgAAACATATGCAGTTTTACAGTACTATGTTctaagaaattattattattgccaaaAATGAGGCATTGGGAAGATTGAATCAGTTGTTTATTTATTAGGATAATTAAAAGTAATTATAAAAACAAGGCCAAAAAATCAAGCAAAGGTTATGTTATTTATTGCCTATTTATCAATTATTTGTCGGCTATTTGAAAGGTGACAACGTGATAAAAGATTTAAgtaagtaataatattattcattgACCAGCATTGGGATCAGTTtctgtatttttgtttgttctgCAGGAAATATCAAAATTTTGTCATTAGGAAGAAATAACATCAAAAACTTGAATGGCTTGGTAAGCACgttgtataggcgaatctttgctgacgtcgttgtttacatttttgctgaTTAGCATATGACTTACCTAATCGAAGCCGTGGCTGTATATATGAGcttaatgcaaaagttgaaagagctgattaagttgagcaatttgtgcaattttcagctctttgcaagcagtattgaaggaaatatcagccatcaaaaactgcgaaattgctgggtggcaaaaaggttaatgagccgtacagcccctgtaaaatttcgagtttttagaagagaatttctccgaaactattcaatgaattggactcaaattttaagagaaaacttaaactgttacgcctgtttttattttattagcgtcatcagatagtgataagcatatgttaatgaggcaaaaagtgtaaacaaagattcgcctatacagcCCACCATATCATTTCTTcacaaagttttctttttgctaCTTTTGCTTTGTTGTGCCAGCAGGCAACATAAGTTGCTTGAAGTAGCATTTGAACCAGTAATTGGCCATATTCCATTTCAACCCATAAGTTGAATTAGGTCATACCagtcagggcccagttgtttaaagcgtGATTAacctaaccctggattagtggaaattttaattgtcatttatttaccgttaaaggaggattttcacaagattggggttcaaggaaaaaatatttgtaatttataaccttattgggccacaatctTATGACAAAACCTCCTTTAGCCGTAgacaaatagcaattaaaatttacgctaaccttggattagcttaatcaggcgtTGAAAAACTTGGTTCAGATCCTTATCTGTGATTTCTCTTCTTAGGAGGCAGTGGCAGACACACTTCAAGAACTTTGGGTATCCTACAATAACATTGAGAAGCTTAAAGGGATTGGTGTACTAAAAAAACTGAAGgtgaaaattttttattttagcaCAAGGGTTTTCCAATAAACTTTCACATAAAGATTCCTGTCATATCTTATAGGTGTTACTCCCTGACAACGTGTGTATTTAAAAtgaatcatcaaattttactcGCATTATTTATGAATATGCTATAAAACTGCGAATAATTATAGTTTCTGTGCAGTGCTCCTTACTCTTTTTATGTTTCCTCTAAGGTGTTATACATGTCAAATAATCAAGTCAAAGCATGGGATGAATTCCAAAAGCTGGTGAATGTCAATatatatgataattattattatttataccGATATGTTTTAGTTGCTTGTCTCAGTGGTCAGCTACTTTACTCTGGCAATTAACAATAAATTTCATGTTAAATTAATAGAAATCACTTTGTCTGGTTCAAAtggatgataataatgatattggTCAGGGTAGAGAATGGGCCCAATAATACTTGGCTTTACTCCTCCTTTTCCAGTCGTTGACatattaaaatttttaaagctTGCAGAAATATTATTCTAATATGGCAGGTTCCAAAGTCTTCCACCTTGAAGGTCAATAGACAAAACCCTAAAAATGGGTTggattattttttgttttattttattattttttgtttttgttttttcccttttaTGTTTTTAGGACCACAACCCTCTTTTTGGGACCTGTTTTTACGTTTTGTTATTTTACTTGCAACTCTTCTTGTATACACTATTTTGGTaatttaaaatgtctttttcaCATTTTGATCATTCAGTTCTTTGTTTATAGGCTGAGCTCCCAGTGTTAGAAGATTTACTCTTTGTTGGTAAGGGGTgcaaattattcattttacctTGACAAAACCTGACAGACATACTTTAACCCTtgccaccctaaggggttccccgttgacgagtaaaatcgtctggcgttagacagagtaaaatctataagtgccatttgacactcaaaggaggaaaagggttaacagggacagtttttggctttccatgttgttaaccctttccaccctaaggggttccccaatgacgagtaaaatcgtctggcattagacagagtaaaatctattagtgctatttgacactcataggaggaaaagggttaaacaGAGACTGTTAAATACATGGGTGGGTATGGTAGGTCGTCTAATAGATAAGCTTATTCttggtgtttctttttttcctttacatTGACAAGTTATTTCGGAAGTGTGGCAAATCTAACCCCATTTTTCAATGCAAAGTGAATGGCAAATGTTATTTGTAGGTAATCCACTTGAAGAGAAGCATTCAGCTGAAGGAAACTGGAGAGATGAAGCCATCAAAAGACTACCTCGTCTCAAAAAGCTTGATGGTGAGTTTTTAAGACTGCAAGTAGTCAATAAGCTCGCTGAGAGATTAATTATTGAAAGTGAGTGCTTTCACTTCTACGGTTCATTGATGTTAGCCTCATTATAGTATGTTTTTATTAGGTGTTCCCGTTGTTCGGCAGgatgaagaagaggaagaagaaggcTGAATCATTTATGAGAAAATGAATAATCATTTCATGTACTACATTGTACGTTTTAAGTGGTATCGAGATATCTTGGAGTGGTTTCTTATGTTATTGTCATCAATAAGTATAGATATTTATATAAGTGTTTATTTTAGATCGGCTTGCCTGTGGatgatttcatttcatatttgtacaaaaacttttttgaccaGTGATTTAGCACCACAGAAGAGCTTTAAAGTAgtgagaaataaagaaaatgtaTAAAATCATTCCACCAAAGTTGTGTGGCTGGGTGAATATGACAGTGttgaaagtgaaaaagaaatcaacatACTCTCGTTAGCAAGTTGGGAAGTATTGTGGAAGAGGTTTGTTACTGTTTGGGGCAGTGAGGGGTTCGGTGTTTGGGGGTATTTGATTTGCccatgttttatttttctttcaatttgatTGAAACATGTTTGTACTTGAGGCCTCAACTGATGGATCTTGTTGtttatttgaaaacattactCTACCTGATATATTAGGAAATAAAAagtatcactttgtcgggcactGTGGTGCATTTCGTGGGTTAAAATGTGTCGCATTTGAAATCGTGATTTTG
This genomic window from Acropora muricata isolate sample 2 chromosome 2, ASM3666990v1, whole genome shotgun sequence contains:
- the LOC136902366 gene encoding dynein axonemal light chain 1-like, with translation MSKGTTIKDALASWEKKHECKASEATEIKLYAQYPPIEKMDASLSTLANCEKLSLSTNCIEKIANLNGLRNIKILSLGRNNIKNLNGLEAVADTLQELWVSYNNIEKLKGIGVLKKLKVLYMSNNQVKAWDEFQKLAELPVLEDLLFVGNPLEEKHSAEGNWRDEAIKRLPRLKKLDGVPVVRQDEEEEEEG